The following proteins are encoded in a genomic region of Oncorhynchus kisutch isolate 150728-3 linkage group LG6, Okis_V2, whole genome shotgun sequence:
- the LOC109898307 gene encoding uncharacterized protein LOC109898307 isoform X2, translated as MKIKILKSLLYLTMVYPLNVLPAVTSQIRLVNGKDRCSGRVEIYYSGQWGTVCDDSWDIKDAVVVCRQLDCGVTNQVRSSGQYGPGSGTIWLDEVACTGSERHLTECPHRGFGIHNCHHREDAGVVCPAAEVRLVDGKSRCSGRVEIYYSGQWGTVCDDDWDMNDAAVVCGQLGCGSAVGAPLGAHFGQGSEPTWLDNVNCSGSESYLSECSHRSFGVEDCNHGEDAGVFCLSGLTLKIPTLSRTPSHSAFSPGETVQFICSVPQRISISATFALYMGGSSIMTKAVGTTQTSKTFTLSSLQSAHQGRYSCLQQITQNGQKMISSSSSNSMDITIVVLLQPNISLNAPNGGMFWGLQGPEVTRGHSFSITCSIQPQYPGGLFYLDLSGSNRTETEPAVNHSASFHFPVADYTDQGNYSCVYEVNVSTLSFHSTKTELLTVSIRASIVPIISPGAICGLLLLLLLLITCLVWKKISSREQSIMINPRETANNISTYGNTVVAASEENDEEDYVNVETFVNKRKDEDLKKGCHAGMYVKRELLTTKNNENAPGAMNKFGNNQGEGPESSEEDESDYENADIFTERDFAEDIYDEDSESLDLEQLTSCKSGRENDYEEDDNIYANNE; from the exons ATGAAGATCAAAATATTGAAAAGTCTCCTCTATCTGACAATGG TTTATCCACTAAATGTGTTACCTGCTG TCACTTCCCAGATCAGGCTGGTCAATGGTAAAGATCGCTGCTCAGGAAGAGTGGAGATCTATTACAGTGGCCAGTGGGGAACAGTTTGCGATGATTCCTGGGATATTAAAGATGCTGTGGTGGTGTGTAGACAGCTGGACTGTGGGGTTACAAACCAAGTCCGAAGTAGTGGCCAATATGGTCCAGGCAGTGGAACTATCTGGCTGGATGAAGTTGCATGCACTGGTAGTGAACGTCATCTCACAGAGTGCCCGCACAGAGGATTTGGAATACATAACTGTCATCATCGTGAGGATGCTGGTGTTGTCTGCCCAG CTGCCGAGGTCAGGCTGGTCGATGGGAAGAGTCgctgctctgggagagtggagaTCTATTACAGTGGCCAGTGGGGAACAGTGTGTGATGACGACTGGGATATGAATGATGCTGCGGTGGTGTGTGGACAGCTGGGTTGTGGGAGTGCTGTAGGTGCCCCTCTTGGTGCCCATTTTGGTCAGGGTAGTGAACCAACCTGGCTGGATAATGTGAACTGCTCTGGTAGTGAAAGCTACCTCTCAGAGTGCTCACACAGAAGTTTTGGAGTTGAAGACTGTAATCATGGTGAAGATGCTGGTGTTTTCTGCCTCTCAG GTTTAACCCTGAAGATACCTACCCTCTCTAGAACGCCTTCCCATTCAGCTTTTTCACCTGGTGAAACGGTCCAGTTCATCTGCTCTGTCCCACAGCGAATTTCCATCTCTGCAACATTTGCCTTATATATGGGGGGATCTTCAATAATGACCAAGGCAGTTGGAACCACTCAGACCAGTAAGACTTTCACATTGTCCAGTCTGCAATCTGCACACCAGGGAAGGTACAGTTGTTTACAACAGATAACCCAGAACGGTCAGAAAATGATCAGCTCTTCTTCAAGCAACTCCATGGACATCACTATTG TTGTCTTGTTACAGCCCAACATCTCTCTCAATGCTCCAAATGGAGGGATGTTCTGGGGACTTCAGGGGCCAGAGGTGACCAGGGGCCACAGCTTCTCCATCACCTGCTCCATTCAGCCACAGTATCCTGGAGGCCTCTTCTATCTGGACCTCTCTGGGTCCAACAGGACTGAAACTGAGCCAGCAGTCAACCACTCTGCCTCCTTTCACTTTCCTGTTGCAGACTATACAGACCAGGGGAACTACAGTTGTGTTTATGAAGTTAATGTCTCCACCCTGTCATTCCATTCTACCAAGACAGAGTTGCTGACAGTCAGCATTCgag CATCCATAGTCCCCATTATTTCCCCTGGTGCAATATGTGGGCtactgctcctcctcctgctgctcatTACTTGTCTAGTCTGGAAGAAGATAAGCAGCAGAGAGCAGTCTATTATGATAAACCCGAGAGAAA CTGCCAATAACATTAGCACATATGGAAACACTGTGGTTGCAGCGAGTGAAGAAAATGATGAAGAGGACTATGTCAACGTAGAAACCTTTGTCAACAAGAGAAAAGATGAAGACTTGAAAAAAGGATGCCATGCAGGAATGTATGTGAAAAGGGAGTTGCTTACCACTAAAAATAATGA GAATGCTCCAGGAGCCATGAACAAGTTTGGAAACAACCAAGGTGAAGGGCCAGAGTCAAGTGAGGAAGATGAGTCCGACTATGAAAATGCAGATATCTTCACAGAGAGGGATTTTGCTGAAGACATCTATGATGAAGACAGTGAGTCTTTAGACCTGGAGCAGCTCACTTCATGTAAATCTGGAAGGGAGAATGACTATGAAGAAGATGACAACATATACGCAAACAATGAGTGA
- the LOC109898307 gene encoding uncharacterized protein LOC109898307 isoform X1, giving the protein MKIKILKSLLYLTMVYPLNVLPAVTSQIRLVNGKDRCSGRVEIYYSGQWGTVCDDSWDIKDAVVVCRQLDCGVTNQVRSSGQYGPGSGTIWLDEVACTGSERHLTECPHRGFGIHNCHHREDAGVVCPVFFHLQAAEVRLVDGKSRCSGRVEIYYSGQWGTVCDDDWDMNDAAVVCGQLGCGSAVGAPLGAHFGQGSEPTWLDNVNCSGSESYLSECSHRSFGVEDCNHGEDAGVFCLSGLTLKIPTLSRTPSHSAFSPGETVQFICSVPQRISISATFALYMGGSSIMTKAVGTTQTSKTFTLSSLQSAHQGRYSCLQQITQNGQKMISSSSSNSMDITIVVLLQPNISLNAPNGGMFWGLQGPEVTRGHSFSITCSIQPQYPGGLFYLDLSGSNRTETEPAVNHSASFHFPVADYTDQGNYSCVYEVNVSTLSFHSTKTELLTVSIRASIVPIISPGAICGLLLLLLLLITCLVWKKISSREQSIMINPRETANNISTYGNTVVAASEENDEEDYVNVETFVNKRKDEDLKKGCHAGMYVKRELLTTKNNENAPGAMNKFGNNQGEGPESSEEDESDYENADIFTERDFAEDIYDEDSESLDLEQLTSCKSGRENDYEEDDNIYANNE; this is encoded by the exons ATGAAGATCAAAATATTGAAAAGTCTCCTCTATCTGACAATGG TTTATCCACTAAATGTGTTACCTGCTG TCACTTCCCAGATCAGGCTGGTCAATGGTAAAGATCGCTGCTCAGGAAGAGTGGAGATCTATTACAGTGGCCAGTGGGGAACAGTTTGCGATGATTCCTGGGATATTAAAGATGCTGTGGTGGTGTGTAGACAGCTGGACTGTGGGGTTACAAACCAAGTCCGAAGTAGTGGCCAATATGGTCCAGGCAGTGGAACTATCTGGCTGGATGAAGTTGCATGCACTGGTAGTGAACGTCATCTCACAGAGTGCCCGCACAGAGGATTTGGAATACATAACTGTCATCATCGTGAGGATGCTGGTGTTGTCTGCCCAG TCTTTTTCCACCTCCAAGCTGCCGAGGTCAGGCTGGTCGATGGGAAGAGTCgctgctctgggagagtggagaTCTATTACAGTGGCCAGTGGGGAACAGTGTGTGATGACGACTGGGATATGAATGATGCTGCGGTGGTGTGTGGACAGCTGGGTTGTGGGAGTGCTGTAGGTGCCCCTCTTGGTGCCCATTTTGGTCAGGGTAGTGAACCAACCTGGCTGGATAATGTGAACTGCTCTGGTAGTGAAAGCTACCTCTCAGAGTGCTCACACAGAAGTTTTGGAGTTGAAGACTGTAATCATGGTGAAGATGCTGGTGTTTTCTGCCTCTCAG GTTTAACCCTGAAGATACCTACCCTCTCTAGAACGCCTTCCCATTCAGCTTTTTCACCTGGTGAAACGGTCCAGTTCATCTGCTCTGTCCCACAGCGAATTTCCATCTCTGCAACATTTGCCTTATATATGGGGGGATCTTCAATAATGACCAAGGCAGTTGGAACCACTCAGACCAGTAAGACTTTCACATTGTCCAGTCTGCAATCTGCACACCAGGGAAGGTACAGTTGTTTACAACAGATAACCCAGAACGGTCAGAAAATGATCAGCTCTTCTTCAAGCAACTCCATGGACATCACTATTG TTGTCTTGTTACAGCCCAACATCTCTCTCAATGCTCCAAATGGAGGGATGTTCTGGGGACTTCAGGGGCCAGAGGTGACCAGGGGCCACAGCTTCTCCATCACCTGCTCCATTCAGCCACAGTATCCTGGAGGCCTCTTCTATCTGGACCTCTCTGGGTCCAACAGGACTGAAACTGAGCCAGCAGTCAACCACTCTGCCTCCTTTCACTTTCCTGTTGCAGACTATACAGACCAGGGGAACTACAGTTGTGTTTATGAAGTTAATGTCTCCACCCTGTCATTCCATTCTACCAAGACAGAGTTGCTGACAGTCAGCATTCgag CATCCATAGTCCCCATTATTTCCCCTGGTGCAATATGTGGGCtactgctcctcctcctgctgctcatTACTTGTCTAGTCTGGAAGAAGATAAGCAGCAGAGAGCAGTCTATTATGATAAACCCGAGAGAAA CTGCCAATAACATTAGCACATATGGAAACACTGTGGTTGCAGCGAGTGAAGAAAATGATGAAGAGGACTATGTCAACGTAGAAACCTTTGTCAACAAGAGAAAAGATGAAGACTTGAAAAAAGGATGCCATGCAGGAATGTATGTGAAAAGGGAGTTGCTTACCACTAAAAATAATGA GAATGCTCCAGGAGCCATGAACAAGTTTGGAAACAACCAAGGTGAAGGGCCAGAGTCAAGTGAGGAAGATGAGTCCGACTATGAAAATGCAGATATCTTCACAGAGAGGGATTTTGCTGAAGACATCTATGATGAAGACAGTGAGTCTTTAGACCTGGAGCAGCTCACTTCATGTAAATCTGGAAGGGAGAATGACTATGAAGAAGATGACAACATATACGCAAACAATGAGTGA
- the LOC109898307 gene encoding uncharacterized protein LOC109898307 isoform X3 produces MKIKILKSLLYLTMVYPLNVLPAVTSQIRLVNGKDRCSGRVEIYYSGQWGTVCDDSWDIKDAVVVCRQLDCGVTNQVRSSGQYGPGSGTIWLDEVACTGSERHLTECPHRGFGIHNCHHREDAGVVCPVFFHLQAAEVRLVDGKSRCSGRVEIYYSGQWGTVCDDDWDMNDAAVVCGQLGCGSAVGAPLGAHFGQGSEPTWLDNVNCSGSESYLSECSHRSFGVEDCNHGEDAGVFCLSGLTLKIPTLSRTPSHSAFSPGETVQFICSVPQRISISATFALYMGGSSIMTKAVGTTQTSKTFTLSSLQSAHQGRYSCLQQITQNGQKMISSSSSNSMDITIVVLLQPNISLNAPNGGMFWGLQGPEVTRGHSFSITCSIQPQYPGGLFYLDLSGSNRTETEPAVNHSASFHFPVADYTDQGNYSCVYEVNVSTLSFHSTKTELLTVSIRASIVPIISPGAICGLLLLLLLLITCLVWKKISSREQSIMINPRETSEENDEEDYVNVETFVNKRKDEDLKKGCHAGMYVKRELLTTKNNENAPGAMNKFGNNQGEGPESSEEDESDYENADIFTERDFAEDIYDEDSESLDLEQLTSCKSGRENDYEEDDNIYANNE; encoded by the exons ATGAAGATCAAAATATTGAAAAGTCTCCTCTATCTGACAATGG TTTATCCACTAAATGTGTTACCTGCTG TCACTTCCCAGATCAGGCTGGTCAATGGTAAAGATCGCTGCTCAGGAAGAGTGGAGATCTATTACAGTGGCCAGTGGGGAACAGTTTGCGATGATTCCTGGGATATTAAAGATGCTGTGGTGGTGTGTAGACAGCTGGACTGTGGGGTTACAAACCAAGTCCGAAGTAGTGGCCAATATGGTCCAGGCAGTGGAACTATCTGGCTGGATGAAGTTGCATGCACTGGTAGTGAACGTCATCTCACAGAGTGCCCGCACAGAGGATTTGGAATACATAACTGTCATCATCGTGAGGATGCTGGTGTTGTCTGCCCAG TCTTTTTCCACCTCCAAGCTGCCGAGGTCAGGCTGGTCGATGGGAAGAGTCgctgctctgggagagtggagaTCTATTACAGTGGCCAGTGGGGAACAGTGTGTGATGACGACTGGGATATGAATGATGCTGCGGTGGTGTGTGGACAGCTGGGTTGTGGGAGTGCTGTAGGTGCCCCTCTTGGTGCCCATTTTGGTCAGGGTAGTGAACCAACCTGGCTGGATAATGTGAACTGCTCTGGTAGTGAAAGCTACCTCTCAGAGTGCTCACACAGAAGTTTTGGAGTTGAAGACTGTAATCATGGTGAAGATGCTGGTGTTTTCTGCCTCTCAG GTTTAACCCTGAAGATACCTACCCTCTCTAGAACGCCTTCCCATTCAGCTTTTTCACCTGGTGAAACGGTCCAGTTCATCTGCTCTGTCCCACAGCGAATTTCCATCTCTGCAACATTTGCCTTATATATGGGGGGATCTTCAATAATGACCAAGGCAGTTGGAACCACTCAGACCAGTAAGACTTTCACATTGTCCAGTCTGCAATCTGCACACCAGGGAAGGTACAGTTGTTTACAACAGATAACCCAGAACGGTCAGAAAATGATCAGCTCTTCTTCAAGCAACTCCATGGACATCACTATTG TTGTCTTGTTACAGCCCAACATCTCTCTCAATGCTCCAAATGGAGGGATGTTCTGGGGACTTCAGGGGCCAGAGGTGACCAGGGGCCACAGCTTCTCCATCACCTGCTCCATTCAGCCACAGTATCCTGGAGGCCTCTTCTATCTGGACCTCTCTGGGTCCAACAGGACTGAAACTGAGCCAGCAGTCAACCACTCTGCCTCCTTTCACTTTCCTGTTGCAGACTATACAGACCAGGGGAACTACAGTTGTGTTTATGAAGTTAATGTCTCCACCCTGTCATTCCATTCTACCAAGACAGAGTTGCTGACAGTCAGCATTCgag CATCCATAGTCCCCATTATTTCCCCTGGTGCAATATGTGGGCtactgctcctcctcctgctgctcatTACTTGTCTAGTCTGGAAGAAGATAAGCAGCAGAGAGCAGTCTATTATGATAAACCCGAGAGAAA CGAGTGAAGAAAATGATGAAGAGGACTATGTCAACGTAGAAACCTTTGTCAACAAGAGAAAAGATGAAGACTTGAAAAAAGGATGCCATGCAGGAATGTATGTGAAAAGGGAGTTGCTTACCACTAAAAATAATGA GAATGCTCCAGGAGCCATGAACAAGTTTGGAAACAACCAAGGTGAAGGGCCAGAGTCAAGTGAGGAAGATGAGTCCGACTATGAAAATGCAGATATCTTCACAGAGAGGGATTTTGCTGAAGACATCTATGATGAAGACAGTGAGTCTTTAGACCTGGAGCAGCTCACTTCATGTAAATCTGGAAGGGAGAATGACTATGAAGAAGATGACAACATATACGCAAACAATGAGTGA
- the LOC109898307 gene encoding uncharacterized protein LOC109898307 isoform X4: MKIKILKSLLYLTMVYPLNVLPAVTSQIRLVNGKDRCSGRVEIYYSGQWGTVCDDSWDIKDAVVVCRQLDCGVTNQVRSSGQYGPGSGTIWLDEVACTGSERHLTECPHRGFGIHNCHHREDAGVVCPAAEVRLVDGKSRCSGRVEIYYSGQWGTVCDDDWDMNDAAVVCGQLGCGSAVGAPLGAHFGQGSEPTWLDNVNCSGSESYLSECSHRSFGVEDCNHGEDAGVFCLSGLTLKIPTLSRTPSHSAFSPGETVQFICSVPQRISISATFALYMGGSSIMTKAVGTTQTSKTFTLSSLQSAHQGRYSCLQQITQNGQKMISSSSSNSMDITIVVLLQPNISLNAPNGGMFWGLQGPEVTRGHSFSITCSIQPQYPGGLFYLDLSGSNRTETEPAVNHSASFHFPVADYTDQGNYSCVYEVNVSTLSFHSTKTELLTVSIRASIVPIISPGAICGLLLLLLLLITCLVWKKISSREQSIMINPRETSEENDEEDYVNVETFVNKRKDEDLKKGCHAGMYVKRELLTTKNNENAPGAMNKFGNNQGEGPESSEEDESDYENADIFTERDFAEDIYDEDSESLDLEQLTSCKSGRENDYEEDDNIYANNE, translated from the exons ATGAAGATCAAAATATTGAAAAGTCTCCTCTATCTGACAATGG TTTATCCACTAAATGTGTTACCTGCTG TCACTTCCCAGATCAGGCTGGTCAATGGTAAAGATCGCTGCTCAGGAAGAGTGGAGATCTATTACAGTGGCCAGTGGGGAACAGTTTGCGATGATTCCTGGGATATTAAAGATGCTGTGGTGGTGTGTAGACAGCTGGACTGTGGGGTTACAAACCAAGTCCGAAGTAGTGGCCAATATGGTCCAGGCAGTGGAACTATCTGGCTGGATGAAGTTGCATGCACTGGTAGTGAACGTCATCTCACAGAGTGCCCGCACAGAGGATTTGGAATACATAACTGTCATCATCGTGAGGATGCTGGTGTTGTCTGCCCAG CTGCCGAGGTCAGGCTGGTCGATGGGAAGAGTCgctgctctgggagagtggagaTCTATTACAGTGGCCAGTGGGGAACAGTGTGTGATGACGACTGGGATATGAATGATGCTGCGGTGGTGTGTGGACAGCTGGGTTGTGGGAGTGCTGTAGGTGCCCCTCTTGGTGCCCATTTTGGTCAGGGTAGTGAACCAACCTGGCTGGATAATGTGAACTGCTCTGGTAGTGAAAGCTACCTCTCAGAGTGCTCACACAGAAGTTTTGGAGTTGAAGACTGTAATCATGGTGAAGATGCTGGTGTTTTCTGCCTCTCAG GTTTAACCCTGAAGATACCTACCCTCTCTAGAACGCCTTCCCATTCAGCTTTTTCACCTGGTGAAACGGTCCAGTTCATCTGCTCTGTCCCACAGCGAATTTCCATCTCTGCAACATTTGCCTTATATATGGGGGGATCTTCAATAATGACCAAGGCAGTTGGAACCACTCAGACCAGTAAGACTTTCACATTGTCCAGTCTGCAATCTGCACACCAGGGAAGGTACAGTTGTTTACAACAGATAACCCAGAACGGTCAGAAAATGATCAGCTCTTCTTCAAGCAACTCCATGGACATCACTATTG TTGTCTTGTTACAGCCCAACATCTCTCTCAATGCTCCAAATGGAGGGATGTTCTGGGGACTTCAGGGGCCAGAGGTGACCAGGGGCCACAGCTTCTCCATCACCTGCTCCATTCAGCCACAGTATCCTGGAGGCCTCTTCTATCTGGACCTCTCTGGGTCCAACAGGACTGAAACTGAGCCAGCAGTCAACCACTCTGCCTCCTTTCACTTTCCTGTTGCAGACTATACAGACCAGGGGAACTACAGTTGTGTTTATGAAGTTAATGTCTCCACCCTGTCATTCCATTCTACCAAGACAGAGTTGCTGACAGTCAGCATTCgag CATCCATAGTCCCCATTATTTCCCCTGGTGCAATATGTGGGCtactgctcctcctcctgctgctcatTACTTGTCTAGTCTGGAAGAAGATAAGCAGCAGAGAGCAGTCTATTATGATAAACCCGAGAGAAA CGAGTGAAGAAAATGATGAAGAGGACTATGTCAACGTAGAAACCTTTGTCAACAAGAGAAAAGATGAAGACTTGAAAAAAGGATGCCATGCAGGAATGTATGTGAAAAGGGAGTTGCTTACCACTAAAAATAATGA GAATGCTCCAGGAGCCATGAACAAGTTTGGAAACAACCAAGGTGAAGGGCCAGAGTCAAGTGAGGAAGATGAGTCCGACTATGAAAATGCAGATATCTTCACAGAGAGGGATTTTGCTGAAGACATCTATGATGAAGACAGTGAGTCTTTAGACCTGGAGCAGCTCACTTCATGTAAATCTGGAAGGGAGAATGACTATGAAGAAGATGACAACATATACGCAAACAATGAGTGA